The following DNA comes from Alienimonas californiensis.
CTGAACTGGGCGCTGGCCGGGTATCTCGACCTGATCGAGACCGGCCGGCTCGTCGAGCCGGCGGGGTCGGACGGGTTGCGGGCGGAACTGGAAGCGCTGGCCAGCCCAGTGAAGGTCTTCGTCAAAGACGCCTGCGTGCTCGGCGCGAACGAGGCAGTGCCCGCGGCGAAGCTGCGGGAGCTATTCAGCCAATGATCCGCGGACCGCGGCCAGCCGACCCTCGACGAAGGCGAGTTTGGCCGACAGCTCAAAGCCGCGTTCCCGCGCGTGATCGGCAAGCAGAAACGGACTGGGGGCGACAAGCGGCTCCTGCACTACTTCGGCGTCGGCCTGCCCTGAATGCCGGGGCGGGGCCGCGTGTGGTACTCGCCCGCATTCATTTAATTCATTTTCCACCGGCCTATGATCTCCGCCTCAATGACAAACCACGCCCTTCCCCCCTGGTACCGCGGTCGGTCGCCCCCCTACCCGATTGGGCCATCGAACTCCCCAATCCCCAGTCCGACGACGGCGATGTCGGATCGGCCCCCACAGCCCTCGTCCGTGGCTGGAAGCTGCACAACGACACCATCGTGTGCCGCGCCTGCTGCCCGCAGCCCGCCGGCGCCGTTCCCGTCACCCTCGTCGGCGAGGGTGACAATCTGTGCTGGGAAGAGTCCGCCGCCGAGGCAGCCGAGGCCACGCCCGTCGACGGCGGAGCGCCGGCCGACGGCGGCCCTGACATGGATGACGCTGACGCCGAGGAATCCGCCGCCGACGATCAGTTCGGAGAACTTTAATGGGCAGGCTCCTCACCGCCGGCGCGCTGACCGGCCGGACCGAAATCGACGTCGCGGTCGGCTCGCAGCGGACGACGTTCCGCGAATGGACACCGGGCGACGATCCGTTTGCCGAGACGTTCGCGTTCGATTCCGAGACCACGCGGATCCGCGACGACCTGCCCGAGCGGGTGCCGGACTACGTGCTCGGCGTCGCCAGCGACGGCGACCGCGGCGTGTTCGTCTCCCGGAAGAACCTGCCGGCGTTCTGGGCGGCGCATGCGCACTGCGCCTGGGCGTTCCACCACGCCGCCTTCGACCTCGCCGTCGTCCAGAAGGCGCTGGGCGTGCGGGGCGACGTGTATGCGCTCGTCGAGGACGGCCGGGCGTGGGACACCCTGATCCTCGCCAAGCAGCTGGGCTTGGCCACGCGGGGCACGACGGGCGGGGCGTTCTCGCTCGACGCCTGCGCCGCGGAGTTCCTCCGCGTCGACCTCCCGAAGACCGTGACCGACGCCGCCGGCAACGACGTCCGCACCGGGTTCGGCCGGTTCCTCAACAAACCGGTCGCCGCGATCCCGCCCGACTACCTGCGGTACGCCGCCGGCGACGCGGTCGCGACCTGGCTGCTGTTCGGCGTCCTGAAGGCCCGCATACGGGCCGTGCGGAAGGACCGGCGGGAAACGTTCGGCGAGACCGGCGACGACCGCCTCGCGGCCGCCTGGCGCGAATACGGCCCGCTCACCCACCACACCCAGCTGAAGAGCACCGTGATGTGCGACGTGATGCGCCGCACCGGGCTGGGCGTGGACGCCGATCGCGCCGCCGCGGCGCGGGACGAACTCGGCGACCGCATCGACCAGATCCGCGCCGAACTCGCCGGGGCGACGTTCGGCGATCCGCCGGTCCCGTTCGTGGTGGAGGGACCGGGCAGCGGGGCGTCGCTGCAGGCCCTCCTGAGCGACGTGCACGCCCGCCGGCCGGACCTGCCGAAGCCGAAGACCGACTCCGGCGCGTGGGCGGCGGACGAGTCCGCGCTGACGGCGTTGGCGGACGAGGAGCCGGTCTTGGCGACGCTGCTGGAATTGAAGCGGCTCGTGAAATTGCGGAACACCTACTTCGTCCCCCTGTCGACCTCGGGCGGGCAGGTGCACGCCCAGTTCCGGCCGCTCCTGAACACCGGGCGGATGAGCTGCTCGAAGCCGAACCTGCAGAACCTCCCCCGCGCCGCGGACGGGTTGCCGTCGGTACGAGCCTGTTTGGTCCCGAAACCCGGACACGTGCTCTTGGCCGTCGACTACGCCCAGATCGAGTTGTGCGTGCTAGCGGCGGTTCTGCAGGACCAGCTGCGGCTCGGCGGATCGCTGGCGGCGCTGGTGGACGACCCCGACGTCGACCTGCACAAGCGGATCGCCGCGACCGTGTTGAACAAAACGGACGGCGAGGTCGAGCCCCACGAGCGGCAGAGCGCCAAAGCCGTCAGCTTCGGCCGCCCCGGCGGGATGGGGGCGGCGTCGCTGCAACGACAGGCGAAGGAGGCCTACGGCGTGGATCTGACCGACGAGGAGGTCCAGGCGCGGATCGACGCCTACGAGGCGCTGGTGCCGGAACTGAAGCGGTACCTGACGGACGCGGCCGACGTCGGGCAGCGGCTCGCGGCGCGGTTGAACCTCACTCCCGCCGCCTACGCCGCGTCGAAGGGAGATTACGACAACGACGACGGTCCCGCCGGTTGGCTCGGCGGGATGCTGTTGAAGGTCTTGCGCGTCCCGAAGCCCGTGACGCGATCGGGTCGACCGTACGCGCCGGAGGAGCTGTCGTACCTGTGGGACGCCGCCTTCTCGCTGGCCGGCGACCTTGGGGCGGAACGCACCCAGCAAATGCGGACGCGGAAATCCTCGAAGAAACTCGCGAGCTCCGTCGAGCGTTTGGTCGGCCGGAACGCCTGCACCCTCACCGGCCGGTTCCGCTCCAACTGCCTGTTCACCGAGAGCCGCAACACGCTCTTCCAGGGCGTCGCCGCCGACGGCCTGATCCTCGCCCTGTGGGACCTCTGGCGGGCCGGCTACAGGCCCGTGCTGGCGATCCACGACGAGATCGTCCTGGAGGTGGCGGAGAAGGACCTGACGAAGGCGCTGGTCGACGACGTGACGGCGCGGATGGAGGCGGCGATGGGGCGGGTGATCCCGGGCGTGAAGGTGACAGCGGAGCCGACGGCATTGCGGTCGCTCGATAAGGCCAACGAGGCGGAACTGCCGCGGGAGTGAGAAGGGGAGCGGGGCCGAGCCGGGACGGGCGGCTCCGGCGGAAGCAGACCCCCGCTCCGGCGATGGGGCGAGGCCGGTGTCAGGGGTATCAGGGGGCCTTCAGCAGTCTGACGGCGTGTACAGACCTGCGGGGCTCGACCTGCCTCGGATCCGCGGGCCCCAACGGCCATTGGCGTTCGCGTGGATCGAATTTGTGCGTCGAGACGTGCCGGCGCCCGGGGCTCCCGGGGGCCGCTCCCTCGGAGCGGCCGGTCGGACGGCTGGGGCGCCGCCCGCGAGCCTTTCGGGTCGCCGCGGTCGCGTTGCGGTCGGCGCCAGCCGCCGCGGGGTCCAGAACTCAGTTGTGTCCCTGACACCCCTGACACGAACCTGCAAGGACGGTCTCGAACGACCCGGGCGGGCGGAGGTCAAGGGTTCCGTAAATCTGCCCCGTCGTAACGTCAATTTGAAGCGGCGGGACCGGCCTGCACCGGAGGAGGTCCTCCTGACCCGGAGGTCGGCTCACGGCCGCCGCAGCGGCGGAGGCCGTGAGACCGCGATGAAGGACACATCTACAAATTAAATTTGCGGCCACCGCGGCCGCTCGCGGAGTCGGCAGGTTGCTGCACCTGGAGCCGACTTTTCCGCCGCCTGTCCGTCGAACGCTTCGCCTAAACGCACATCCTCGGCACGGCTACTCTCGCGGGGACGGCCGACCTCTCGGAGTCGTCGATCGTCCCCCCGCCTCAGAAGCTCCACATCTTCGCCCACCTCACCGTCGACGAGATCCGCGCCCCGGCCCATCCGCCGAACCTCGCGGTTCCCCGCCCCGACCGCTACCGGAACCTGCGAGAGCGGATCGCGACGCTGCCCGAAGAGACCTTCGTCGAGCTTTCCGGCCTGTTCACGCTCGGTCGGGGGGACATCCGCCTTTCCCGACGCGAGCCCGTTGCGAAGTTGACCCAGCACGGGCGCTTCTACGCCCGATACCCAGAGGCCCGCGCCATGCTCGCGTGGAAGCGGCGCTGCCTGCGGGAGTACCTGCACGACGGGCTCGTCGCCCTGGGGATCGAGCTTGGGTTCGTCGTGTAGAGCGCCCGCCCCGGCTCGTTCGTTCTTTGCTCGGGGGCCAGGCCCCGCTGGAGGCGAACACGGACCGTCGGCGTCGACCGCGGGAGCCGGTCGATTCTCCGACCGGCGGAGGGCCGCAACCGGTCGCCGCCCCCGCACACGAACGTCGGCAAGCCAAAGACGGCCCAGGAGACGCCGCAGGATGCCCTCGCTGCCCGAGACGGCCTCCGCCCCGTGTGAGACCGTCGCAGGGACGCACGCGAGAGCGCCGGCGGGCCGGAACCGGGCGGACGGATCGAACTGCCAGTCGACGGGCTACGCTGGGCCCGGTTTCCCGCCCCCCGCCGGACGGCCCCCGCCGTGTTCTCCCGCAACGTCGCCCTCGTTCTCGTTCTCGTTCTGTTCGCGGCGTGCGGCTGTCGGCCGAAGCCCGAGGCGGACTCGCCGGCGGTCCCCGAGGAGTTCCCCTCCGACCCGAACCGCTTCCCCGGCCACCCCGACGGCTTCGGGCCGGATCCGTCGGCGCCCGCAGCGTCCGTCCCGACCGACCGATCCGCCGACGGCGACGTGGTGGTGGCGACCTGGAACAGCGGCCCCCTGTTCTCCGTCGCCGACGTCCAAGCTCGGACCGACGACTTCGCCGCCCTCGCCGCCGACGTGCGGCCGGACGTGCTGCTGTTGGACGAAGTCACTTCGCTGGCGGTCGCCCGAACGGTCGCCGAGGCGCTGGGCCTGCCGACCGGCCCAGAGCACGTGGTGGTGAGCGACTTCAATCCGAACGACGAGGCCCAATACAGCAGCCTGGAGGTGGCGATTCTCTCCCGCCTCCCGCTGGCGAACGCGGTGGTGTTCGACCGCGGCCCTGAGGGCGGCGCCCGGTCCGGCTAGCCAGAGGAGCGCCGGCTGGAGCGGGTCGACCTGGACGGGATCGCGGACATGGGCGTGGGCCGCGGGTGCCTCGCCGCAGACGTACCCGCTTTGGGCCTCGTGATGTTCGTGACGCACCTGAAGTCTTCCTCCGGCCGATCGGGCGAGTAGGACCGAGACAACGCCCGCAAGCGGGAACTGGTGGCCGCGGCGAGGGCCCGGCACGTCGCCGAGCGGCTCGCGGCCGATCCGACCCTCACCGCGG
Coding sequences within:
- a CDS encoding DNA polymerase is translated as MGRLLTAGALTGRTEIDVAVGSQRTTFREWTPGDDPFAETFAFDSETTRIRDDLPERVPDYVLGVASDGDRGVFVSRKNLPAFWAAHAHCAWAFHHAAFDLAVVQKALGVRGDVYALVEDGRAWDTLILAKQLGLATRGTTGGAFSLDACAAEFLRVDLPKTVTDAAGNDVRTGFGRFLNKPVAAIPPDYLRYAAGDAVATWLLFGVLKARIRAVRKDRRETFGETGDDRLAAAWREYGPLTHHTQLKSTVMCDVMRRTGLGVDADRAAAARDELGDRIDQIRAELAGATFGDPPVPFVVEGPGSGASLQALLSDVHARRPDLPKPKTDSGAWAADESALTALADEEPVLATLLELKRLVKLRNTYFVPLSTSGGQVHAQFRPLLNTGRMSCSKPNLQNLPRAADGLPSVRACLVPKPGHVLLAVDYAQIELCVLAAVLQDQLRLGGSLAALVDDPDVDLHKRIAATVLNKTDGEVEPHERQSAKAVSFGRPGGMGAASLQRQAKEAYGVDLTDEEVQARIDAYEALVPELKRYLTDAADVGQRLAARLNLTPAAYAASKGDYDNDDGPAGWLGGMLLKVLRVPKPVTRSGRPYAPEELSYLWDAAFSLAGDLGAERTQQMRTRKSSKKLASSVERLVGRNACTLTGRFRSNCLFTESRNTLFQGVAADGLILALWDLWRAGYRPVLAIHDEIVLEVAEKDLTKALVDDVTARMEAAMGRVIPGVKVTAEPTALRSLDKANEAELPRE
- a CDS encoding endonuclease/exonuclease/phosphatase family protein translates to MFSRNVALVLVLVLFAACGCRPKPEADSPAVPEEFPSDPNRFPGHPDGFGPDPSAPAASVPTDRSADGDVVVATWNSGPLFSVADVQARTDDFAALAADVRPDVLLLDEVTSLAVARTVAEALGLPTGPEHVVVSDFNPNDEAQYSSLEVAILSRLPLANAVVFDRGPEGGARSG